One genomic window of Arthrobacter caoxuetaonis includes the following:
- a CDS encoding sulfite exporter TauE/SafE family protein, with the protein MFLSSAGWLHDALILFAGLWAGTINAIVGSGTLVTFPVLVALGYAPVAATISNAMGLIAGNVAGSWGYRRELAGLGGTLLRLLPASILGGITGAWLLLHLPEDVFGTVAPFLIVVALLFVVFQPKLQSWVRERAARDTEPGTLMQGPARPSWTLTVLIYLAGVYGGYFVAAQGILLVGILGIFLHGTLQNANAVKNILVLGVNLVAAASYMLFAFDRIVWPVVALIAVGSLIGGFVGAAVGRRLHPVVLRTVIVLLGLVALWIMVF; encoded by the coding sequence ATGTTCCTGTCTTCGGCAGGGTGGCTTCATGACGCCCTGATCCTCTTTGCCGGCCTGTGGGCCGGCACCATCAACGCCATTGTGGGTTCCGGAACGCTGGTGACCTTCCCGGTGCTCGTGGCCCTGGGCTATGCACCGGTTGCCGCGACCATCTCCAATGCCATGGGCCTGATCGCCGGCAATGTGGCCGGTTCCTGGGGTTACCGCAGGGAACTGGCCGGACTCGGCGGCACACTGCTGCGCCTGCTGCCGGCGTCGATCCTCGGCGGTATCACCGGCGCCTGGCTGCTGCTGCACCTGCCCGAGGACGTCTTCGGGACGGTGGCGCCGTTCCTGATTGTGGTGGCCCTGCTCTTTGTCGTCTTCCAGCCCAAGCTGCAGTCATGGGTGAGGGAACGCGCCGCCCGGGACACGGAGCCCGGGACCCTGATGCAGGGTCCTGCCCGTCCGTCCTGGACGCTGACGGTGCTGATCTACCTCGCCGGTGTCTATGGAGGCTACTTCGTGGCCGCGCAGGGCATCCTGCTGGTCGGCATCCTCGGGATTTTCCTTCACGGGACTCTCCAGAACGCGAACGCGGTCAAGAACATCCTTGTCCTCGGCGTGAACCTGGTGGCAGCGGCGTCGTACATGCTTTTCGCCTTCGACCGCATCGTCTGGCCCGTTGTGGCGCTCATTGCCGTTGGATCGCTGATCGGCGGGTTTGTGGGGGCCGCAGTCGGGCGGCGTCTGCACCCCGTTGTGCTGCGCACCGTGATCGTGCTGCTGGGGCTCGTCGCACTGTGGATTATGGTTTTCTAA
- a CDS encoding TrmH family RNA methyltransferase has protein sequence MSVIHLESADDPRVSDYTRLTDTSLRRLREPAEGMYIAESSKVLRRAVEAGHIPRSFFLAEKWLPDLQDILDRFPEVPAFVGTPEILESITGFHLHRGALAAMHRPAPLQLEPVLAAARRVAILEDIVDHTNIGAIFRSAAALAVDAVLVSPQCADPLYRRSIRVSMGTVFQVPWLRLTDWPGALTSLRAAGFVTAALALQDDSLTLQELGAQRHDRLALVLGTEGDGLSRSTLAEVDVTVRIPMQGGVDSLNVAAASAVAFWECRVP, from the coding sequence GTGAGCGTTATCCACCTCGAATCAGCCGATGACCCCCGCGTCAGCGACTACACCCGCCTGACAGACACCTCGCTGCGCCGCCTGCGGGAGCCCGCAGAGGGCATGTATATTGCGGAATCTTCCAAGGTCCTGCGCAGGGCGGTCGAGGCGGGGCATATCCCGCGGTCATTCTTCCTGGCCGAAAAATGGCTGCCGGACCTGCAGGACATCCTGGACCGCTTCCCCGAGGTACCTGCGTTTGTCGGTACACCGGAAATTCTCGAGTCGATTACGGGTTTCCACCTCCACCGCGGTGCCCTGGCGGCCATGCACCGCCCCGCCCCGCTGCAACTTGAACCAGTGCTGGCCGCAGCCCGGCGCGTGGCGATCCTGGAAGACATCGTGGACCACACGAACATCGGAGCCATCTTCCGTTCCGCAGCTGCCCTGGCCGTTGATGCAGTGCTCGTCAGTCCGCAATGCGCCGACCCGCTCTACCGCCGGTCAATTCGGGTCAGCATGGGCACGGTGTTCCAGGTCCCGTGGCTCCGCCTGACGGACTGGCCCGGTGCACTTACCAGCCTGCGTGCGGCCGGATTCGTGACCGCGGCGCTGGCCTTGCAGGACGATTCCCTGACCCTGCAGGAACTGGGTGCGCAGCGCCACGACAGGCTTGCCCTGGTTCTTGGAACAGAAGGGGACGGGCTCTCCCGGAGCACTCTGGCGGAAGTCGACGTAACGGTCCGCATCCCCATGCAGGGCGGAGTGGATTCCTTGAACGTCGCAGCAGCCAGCGCCGTCGCATTTTGGGAGTGCCGGGTTCCATAG
- a CDS encoding SURF1 family cytochrome oxidase biogenesis protein — translation MYKFLLSSRWLGWFALVCALAAICAFLGTWQLERRDAIKEDIGWVETNYSADPVPFAEAARYFEEFDPSAEWLPVEMTGVYDTANQRIVRNRPLNGRPGYEVLVPLKLEDGTAVAVNRGWLAIGNNEAGWPDEVPAAPEGEVTVTARLKPAEPALLRGAPAGQLASIDLAEYESQLGYPLEQAAYVLMDTEDPAPETRPQAAPKPSLDEGPHLSYALQWYAFGLLFFVGLGYAARQEAWNRIESGEDEEWEDDDADELHSAAPAPRRTRPVRKRRGPTGEEEEDALLDSQGF, via the coding sequence ATGTACAAGTTCCTCCTTTCCAGCCGCTGGCTTGGCTGGTTTGCCCTCGTCTGCGCGCTGGCCGCAATCTGCGCCTTCCTCGGGACGTGGCAGCTGGAGCGCAGGGACGCCATCAAGGAGGACATCGGCTGGGTGGAAACCAATTACTCAGCCGATCCTGTTCCGTTCGCCGAAGCTGCCCGCTACTTCGAGGAGTTCGACCCGTCAGCCGAGTGGCTGCCGGTGGAAATGACCGGTGTCTATGACACGGCCAATCAGCGCATTGTGCGCAACCGCCCCCTGAACGGCCGCCCGGGCTACGAAGTCCTGGTGCCCTTGAAGCTGGAAGACGGAACCGCCGTTGCCGTCAACCGGGGCTGGCTCGCCATCGGCAATAATGAAGCCGGGTGGCCGGATGAGGTTCCCGCCGCCCCGGAGGGCGAAGTGACCGTGACGGCCCGCCTCAAGCCTGCGGAACCGGCACTGCTGCGCGGTGCTCCTGCCGGGCAGCTCGCTTCGATCGATCTGGCTGAGTATGAATCCCAGCTCGGCTATCCCCTGGAACAGGCTGCTTATGTCCTGATGGATACCGAGGATCCGGCGCCGGAGACCCGCCCGCAGGCTGCACCCAAACCCTCCCTGGACGAAGGTCCGCACCTTTCGTACGCCCTGCAGTGGTACGCCTTCGGGCTGCTGTTCTTCGTGGGGCTGGGCTATGCGGCCCGGCAGGAAGCCTGGAACCGGATCGAATCCGGCGAGGACGAGGAGTGGGAAGACGACGACGCCGATGAGCTGCACTCGGCGGCTCCGGCACCGCGGCGGACGCGCCCGGTCCGGAAGCGCCGGGGGCCTACCGGTGAAGAGGAAGAGGACGCCCTGCTGGACTCGCAGGGCTTCTAG
- a CDS encoding lipoate--protein ligase family protein, producing MSEQQESRHGEYKVPGGKLVVVDLQVRNGVLDSVSLSGDFFLEPDDALEDINRALNGLSADSTAEQIALAVRSRLHPDAVLFGFSPEAVAITVRRALAKATGWADHEWEIIPPTPLSTHMHVAMDEVLAEEVGAGLRNPTLRFWEWETPSVVIGSFQSLRNEVDPEGAERHGVTVVRRISGGGAMFMEHGNAITYSLYVPQSLVDGLSFADSYPFLDAWVMESLERLGIKAWYQPLNDIATDQGKIGGAAQKRLSSGGMLHHVTMSYDIDADKMVEVLRIGKEKLSDKGTRSAKKRVDPLRRQTGLSREEIIDTMMQTFTERYGAKTTGITDAEMERAKKKVEQKFDTSEWITRVP from the coding sequence ATGAGTGAACAGCAGGAGTCCCGGCACGGAGAGTACAAAGTGCCCGGCGGCAAACTGGTCGTGGTGGACCTCCAGGTGCGGAACGGAGTCCTGGATTCCGTATCGCTCAGCGGAGACTTCTTCCTGGAGCCGGACGATGCGCTGGAGGACATCAACCGCGCCCTCAACGGATTGTCCGCGGACAGCACCGCGGAGCAGATTGCCCTGGCTGTCCGTTCTCGCCTGCACCCTGATGCCGTCCTGTTTGGCTTCTCACCCGAGGCCGTGGCCATTACGGTCCGGCGGGCCCTGGCGAAAGCCACCGGCTGGGCAGACCACGAGTGGGAAATCATCCCTCCCACCCCGCTGTCCACGCATATGCACGTTGCCATGGACGAGGTCCTGGCCGAGGAGGTGGGTGCCGGACTGCGGAACCCAACCCTCCGCTTCTGGGAATGGGAAACCCCGTCCGTAGTGATCGGCAGCTTCCAGTCGCTGCGCAACGAAGTGGATCCCGAGGGCGCCGAACGGCACGGTGTTACAGTCGTGCGGCGAATCAGCGGCGGCGGCGCCATGTTCATGGAACACGGCAACGCAATCACCTATTCGCTCTACGTTCCCCAGTCACTCGTGGATGGGCTGAGCTTCGCCGATTCCTATCCTTTCCTCGACGCCTGGGTCATGGAGTCCCTGGAGCGGCTGGGCATCAAGGCCTGGTACCAGCCCCTGAACGACATCGCCACGGACCAGGGCAAGATCGGCGGCGCTGCGCAGAAGCGGCTGAGCTCCGGCGGGATGCTCCACCACGTCACCATGTCCTATGACATCGACGCCGACAAAATGGTCGAGGTCCTGCGGATCGGCAAGGAAAAGCTCTCTGACAAGGGAACCCGCAGCGCGAAGAAGCGGGTAGACCCGCTCCGGCGCCAGACGGGCCTCAGCCGGGAAGAAATCATCGACACCATGATGCAGACCTTCACCGAACGCTACGGAGCCAAAACCACCGGCATTACCGACGCGGAGATGGAGCGTGCGAAGAAAAAGGTGGAGCAGAAGTTCGACACTTCGGAGTGGATCACCCGGGTCCCGTAG
- a CDS encoding beta-ketoacyl-ACP reductase: MHNDSQTPTGRSVLVTGGNRGIGLAIAKAFVEAGDKVAITYRSGEVPEGMLGVKADVTDMASVDAAFTEVEAAHGPVEVLVANAGITRDTLLLRMSEDDFTDVVDTNLTGAFRVVKRASKGMLKLRRGRVVLISSVVGLYGSPGQVNYAASKAGLIGIARSLTRELGSRNITANVVAPGFIDTDMTRALPEDTQKSYLSSIPAGRFADPSEVAGVVRWIAGPEAGYISGAVIPVDGGLGMGH; encoded by the coding sequence GTGCACAACGATTCCCAGACCCCCACCGGCCGAAGCGTCCTCGTCACGGGAGGGAACCGCGGAATTGGCCTTGCCATCGCGAAAGCGTTCGTTGAAGCCGGGGACAAGGTTGCCATCACCTACCGAAGCGGTGAAGTTCCCGAAGGCATGCTCGGCGTCAAGGCCGATGTGACGGATATGGCCTCGGTCGATGCCGCCTTCACGGAAGTGGAAGCCGCGCACGGCCCGGTGGAAGTCCTCGTCGCAAACGCCGGCATCACCAGGGACACGCTGCTGCTGCGCATGAGCGAAGACGATTTCACCGACGTCGTGGACACCAACCTCACCGGCGCATTCAGGGTCGTCAAGCGGGCCTCCAAGGGCATGCTGAAGCTTCGCCGGGGCCGGGTAGTGCTCATTTCCTCGGTCGTGGGCCTTTATGGCTCCCCGGGACAGGTCAACTATGCCGCGTCCAAGGCCGGCCTGATCGGAATCGCCCGCTCGCTCACCCGCGAACTCGGCTCCCGCAACATCACAGCCAACGTGGTGGCCCCCGGATTCATCGACACGGATATGACCCGCGCACTGCCTGAAGACACCCAGAAGAGCTACCTCTCCTCCATCCCGGCCGGCCGTTTCGCGGATCCCAGCGAGGTCGCCGGCGTGGTCCGCTGGATCGCAGGCCCCGAGGCGGGCTACATCTCCGGTGCCGTGATTCCCGTCGACGGCGGCTTGGGCATGGGGCACTAG
- a CDS encoding type B 50S ribosomal protein L31 — MKSDIHPKYAPVVFRDLASDTAFLTNSTATSAKTIEWEDGNTYPLIEVEISSASHPFYTGKQRIMDSAGRVERFNARFKGFGGKK; from the coding sequence GTGAAGTCTGATATCCACCCCAAGTACGCCCCGGTAGTCTTCCGCGACCTCGCGTCCGACACCGCGTTCCTGACCAACTCCACGGCCACTTCCGCCAAGACAATCGAGTGGGAAGACGGCAACACCTACCCCCTCATCGAGGTGGAAATCTCCTCCGCATCGCACCCGTTCTACACGGGCAAGCAGCGCATCATGGACTCCGCCGGCCGTGTCGAGCGCTTCAACGCACGCTTCAAGGGCTTCGGCGGCAAGAAGTAA
- a CDS encoding ABC transporter ATP-binding protein, producing MSDVLEFAGVSVVRGGKTLLDGVDWQVREGERWVIMGPNGAGKTTLLQIAGGRMHPTRGMAGILEEVLGAVDVFELRPRIGLASAALASQIPEHETVLNVVLTAAYGMTGRWREKYEKLDERRAFRLLHDWGMSTYINRRFSSLSEGERKRVQIARALMTDPELLLLDEPAAGLDLAGREDLVQRLANLAADEEAPAIVLVTHHLEEVPPGFTHALLMRDGAVVAAGEIEAVFTEDHLSNAFDLPLSVQRDASGRYTATARR from the coding sequence ATGAGTGATGTTCTTGAATTTGCCGGAGTAAGTGTCGTCCGGGGCGGAAAAACCCTGTTGGACGGCGTTGACTGGCAGGTGAGGGAAGGGGAGCGCTGGGTCATCATGGGACCCAACGGAGCCGGCAAGACAACGCTGCTGCAGATTGCCGGCGGCCGGATGCATCCCACCCGCGGCATGGCCGGAATCCTGGAGGAAGTCCTCGGCGCCGTGGACGTCTTCGAACTGCGTCCCCGTATTGGGCTTGCTTCCGCCGCGCTGGCCAGCCAGATTCCGGAGCACGAAACCGTCCTCAACGTAGTCCTGACCGCTGCCTACGGCATGACCGGCCGCTGGCGCGAGAAGTACGAGAAGCTCGACGAGCGCCGCGCCTTCCGCCTGCTGCACGACTGGGGAATGTCCACGTACATCAACCGCCGCTTCTCCTCGCTCAGCGAGGGCGAACGCAAGCGTGTCCAGATTGCCCGTGCGCTGATGACGGATCCTGAACTGCTGCTCCTCGATGAGCCCGCCGCGGGCCTGGACCTCGCCGGCCGGGAAGACCTTGTGCAGCGTCTGGCAAACCTGGCTGCCGACGAGGAAGCGCCGGCAATCGTGCTGGTCACCCACCATCTTGAGGAAGTACCCCCGGGGTTCACCCATGCGCTGCTGATGCGCGACGGCGCTGTCGTCGCCGCGGGCGAAATCGAGGCCGTTTTCACCGAAGACCACCTGAGCAACGCCTTTGACCTGCCGCTGTCCGTCCAGCGGGATGCGTCGGGGCGGTACACCGCAACGGCGCGCCGCTAG
- a CDS encoding DUF3099 domain-containing protein codes for MIKGLKKAGGGIPRITDARTAHTDEMHSRMVKYTVSMSIRMVCLFLLFFVHGWMMWVVIAGAVVLPWFAVVIANGGSDTRNMEAGDSPYTDAPAPALEARAPEAADSPETTVLSGEIIDDDGTDIDGTDGRSASA; via the coding sequence ATGATAAAGGGACTGAAGAAGGCCGGCGGCGGTATTCCGCGGATTACGGATGCCCGTACGGCCCACACGGATGAGATGCATTCGCGCATGGTCAAGTACACCGTGTCGATGAGCATCCGCATGGTCTGCCTTTTCCTGCTCTTTTTTGTCCATGGCTGGATGATGTGGGTGGTGATCGCGGGCGCCGTCGTGCTGCCATGGTTCGCCGTCGTCATCGCCAACGGCGGCAGTGACACCCGGAACATGGAAGCGGGGGACTCCCCCTATACGGACGCTCCAGCCCCTGCCCTGGAGGCGAGGGCCCCCGAAGCAGCGGACTCCCCCGAGACGACAGTCCTCTCCGGCGAAATCATCGACGACGACGGCACGGACATCGACGGCACGGACGGCCGGAGCGCATCCGCATGA
- a CDS encoding SDR family oxidoreductase, which translates to MGQLEGKAAIVTGSSRGIGAEAAKLLAAEGAAVVVNYRQKAPRANKVVAGIEAAGGRAVAVGADLTSPEGPAALVDAALESFGTLDVLVLNASGGMETGVGDDYALKLNRDAQVNMLTAAAEHMKPGSRVVFVTSHQAHFINTVPTMPEYEPVARSKRAGEDALRARIPQLEEKGITLVVVSGDMIEGTVTATLLDRANPGTIEARREEAGRLYSVEEFAAEVARMALADVPTGHTEYVGGADYLSA; encoded by the coding sequence ATGGGCCAGCTAGAGGGCAAAGCCGCAATCGTCACCGGGTCATCCCGCGGCATCGGAGCGGAGGCGGCCAAACTGCTGGCCGCGGAAGGTGCCGCAGTGGTGGTCAACTACCGCCAGAAGGCACCGCGGGCCAACAAGGTTGTGGCGGGGATCGAAGCTGCGGGCGGCCGCGCCGTTGCCGTAGGGGCTGACCTCACCTCGCCTGAGGGGCCCGCTGCCCTCGTGGACGCTGCCCTGGAATCCTTCGGCACACTGGACGTGCTGGTCCTTAACGCCTCAGGCGGCATGGAGACCGGGGTCGGGGACGACTACGCCCTCAAGCTCAACCGCGACGCGCAGGTCAACATGCTCACGGCTGCCGCCGAACACATGAAGCCGGGTTCACGGGTGGTCTTCGTCACCAGCCACCAGGCCCACTTCATCAATACAGTCCCCACCATGCCGGAGTACGAGCCGGTTGCCCGCAGCAAGCGCGCGGGGGAGGACGCCCTGCGCGCAAGGATCCCCCAGCTGGAAGAAAAGGGGATCACCCTCGTGGTGGTCTCCGGCGACATGATCGAAGGCACGGTCACGGCGACGCTGCTGGACCGAGCCAATCCCGGCACCATCGAAGCACGCCGGGAAGAGGCCGGGCGGCTGTACTCTGTCGAAGAGTTCGCCGCTGAGGTAGCCCGCATGGCCCTCGCCGATGTCCCCACCGGGCACACCGAGTACGTCGGCGGAGCGGACTACCTCAGCGCCTAG
- the serB gene encoding phosphoserine phosphatase SerB produces the protein MTPEASPEYSVVSYGRELADAYLAGVQQAVMAAGARIVELENAEGDGYLVSKLFVTYDGGLQALRLAVASAAAAALDGGAAPAQSAVVPASLVEPGRKLLVMDVDSTLIKQEVIELLAAHAGREAEVAAVTEAAMRGELDFAQSLHARVKTLAGLPESVIAEVGTRIELSDGAEALVKAFLSAGHAVAVVSGGFNQVLAPLAERLELTFARANELGIEDGVLTGEVTGNVVDRAVKAQSLREWAAELGIREDQTIAVGDGANDLDMLAAAALGVAFNAKPAVQAAADAVLNLPGLDVVQHFVKL, from the coding sequence ATGACCCCTGAAGCATCTCCGGAATACAGCGTCGTCAGCTACGGGCGCGAACTCGCTGACGCCTATCTGGCGGGTGTCCAGCAGGCCGTCATGGCCGCAGGCGCACGAATCGTCGAGCTGGAGAACGCGGAAGGGGACGGCTATCTGGTCTCGAAACTGTTTGTAACGTACGACGGCGGGCTCCAGGCGCTGCGCCTGGCTGTCGCCTCCGCAGCCGCTGCGGCGCTGGACGGCGGTGCAGCGCCCGCCCAGAGCGCCGTCGTACCCGCTTCCCTGGTCGAGCCGGGGCGCAAGCTGCTGGTGATGGATGTTGACTCCACGCTGATCAAGCAGGAAGTCATTGAACTGCTCGCTGCGCACGCAGGCCGCGAAGCCGAAGTAGCTGCCGTCACCGAAGCTGCCATGCGCGGCGAGCTGGATTTCGCCCAGAGCCTGCACGCGCGGGTCAAGACACTGGCCGGCCTGCCGGAATCCGTGATTGCCGAGGTAGGGACGCGGATCGAACTCTCCGACGGGGCAGAAGCCCTCGTGAAGGCTTTCCTGTCGGCGGGGCACGCTGTCGCCGTCGTCTCGGGAGGATTCAACCAGGTCCTGGCTCCGCTCGCCGAGCGGCTGGAGCTGACGTTCGCCCGCGCCAATGAGCTGGGTATCGAGGACGGTGTCCTGACCGGTGAGGTAACCGGGAACGTGGTGGACCGCGCGGTCAAGGCGCAGTCCCTTCGCGAATGGGCCGCAGAGCTGGGGATCCGCGAAGACCAGACGATCGCCGTTGGTGACGGCGCGAACGACCTGGACATGCTCGCGGCGGCCGCACTGGGCGTGGCGTTCAATGCCAAGCCGGCTGTGCAGGCCGCCGCTGATGCTGTGCTGAACCTGCCCGGACTGGACGTGGTTCAGCACTTCGTGAAGCTGTAG
- a CDS encoding cupin domain-containing protein, which translates to MEKKSLTALVRNHLETARQASSGRSSATVYGGHEHILRQTLITLAAGFVLDEHENPGEATVVVLKGRLNLSSEGTDWEGSAGDLLIVPQARHAVTALEDSAFLLTVAKRP; encoded by the coding sequence ATGGAAAAGAAGTCGCTGACGGCGCTTGTCAGAAACCACCTGGAAACCGCCCGGCAGGCTTCGTCCGGCCGCAGTTCCGCCACTGTCTACGGCGGGCACGAGCACATCCTCCGCCAAACGCTCATCACCCTGGCGGCCGGATTCGTCCTGGACGAACACGAAAACCCCGGCGAGGCCACCGTCGTGGTGCTCAAGGGCCGGTTGAACCTCAGCTCCGAAGGCACTGACTGGGAGGGTTCCGCCGGTGACCTGCTGATAGTTCCCCAGGCCAGGCATGCCGTGACCGCCCTTGAGGACTCAGCCTTCCTGCTCACTGTCGCCAAACGTCCCTAG
- the pepN gene encoding aminopeptidase N, with translation MSNQNLSRDEAAARSRLLTVESYDVELDLGNAADPAAPGFRSRSTIHFTCSESAASTFVDFIHGGVQAVVVNGKAYDPAETVTGSRIELRNLQAGTNTVSIEGTALYSRSGEGMHRFTDPADGKTYLYTQYEPADARRVFANFEQPDLKASFTFHVTAPSDWEVASNGVEAARTPLGDGTLSRWDFSPTQRISTYITCVLAGGYFKATDLWSTVLGDGTELVVPLAAYCRASMAEHFDPGNIFDTTKRGLDYFHRLFAYPYPFGKYDQAFVPEYNLGAMENPGLVTFTEAYVFRTKATEAQYEARANTILHEMAHMWFGDLVTMRWWDDLWLKESFADYMGALAVDEATDWTNSWVSFANRRKAWAYVQDQLPTTHPIVADIPDLEAAKQNFDGITYAKGASVLKQLVAYVGFEAFIEASRTYFFRHAYGNTTLEDLLDVLSSASGRDMRLWSRQWLQTAGVPVLEVEAETGADGTYSSVVVHQDAPDPVSGEQVPRPHRIRLGSYGFTPDGWLERTSVVELDVVGRHTPVPELVGTEPPALLLPNDGDLTYAKIRFDTASLATVLEVLPRLRDPLARAITLSALWNSVRDGLLSARDYVRLVIRTAPSEPGAGVLQVLLDNARYAVERYAPAEIRDEVREQLFEAVSGQLAEAPAGTDRQLIFARTAAALGRHSTSHNELLRGLLSGSVTYPGLGVDSDLRWRLWQALSATGSAGPEELKAELAADNTAAGRVGYTVAAAAIPDPLIKAEAWQRAVHTVELSNELLSATIEGITLGGHELLDGYVSDYFASLESVWSSRSIELASRVVAGLYPGAQDLPLHTVPADHPVLALSQEWLELNPAAPAALRRIVIEQQDQLLRSLRAQAAAR, from the coding sequence GTGTCGAACCAAAACCTGAGCCGCGATGAAGCTGCTGCCCGCTCCCGCCTGCTGACGGTAGAGTCCTACGACGTCGAACTGGACCTGGGGAATGCCGCTGACCCGGCGGCGCCCGGCTTCCGTTCTCGAAGCACCATCCACTTCACCTGCAGCGAATCCGCCGCCTCGACTTTCGTGGATTTCATCCATGGCGGGGTCCAGGCCGTCGTCGTGAACGGGAAAGCCTACGATCCCGCGGAAACCGTGACGGGTTCGCGGATCGAACTGCGCAACCTCCAGGCCGGGACCAACACGGTGAGCATCGAAGGAACCGCCCTCTACAGCCGCAGCGGCGAGGGCATGCACCGCTTCACGGATCCCGCTGATGGAAAGACCTACCTCTACACGCAGTACGAACCCGCGGACGCCCGGCGGGTATTTGCGAACTTTGAGCAGCCGGACCTGAAGGCCTCGTTCACTTTCCATGTCACGGCGCCGTCGGACTGGGAGGTCGCCTCCAACGGTGTGGAAGCGGCGCGTACCCCTCTGGGCGACGGGACGCTGAGCCGCTGGGACTTCTCCCCCACCCAGCGCATTTCCACGTACATCACCTGTGTACTGGCCGGCGGGTACTTCAAGGCCACTGATCTCTGGAGCACGGTCCTGGGCGACGGCACCGAACTTGTGGTTCCGCTGGCGGCGTATTGCCGGGCGTCCATGGCGGAGCATTTCGACCCGGGCAACATCTTTGACACGACCAAGCGCGGGCTGGACTACTTCCACCGCCTGTTCGCTTATCCGTACCCCTTCGGGAAGTATGACCAGGCCTTCGTTCCGGAATACAACCTTGGTGCGATGGAGAATCCGGGTCTGGTGACCTTCACCGAGGCCTACGTCTTCCGCACCAAGGCGACCGAGGCCCAGTACGAGGCCCGGGCCAACACCATCCTGCACGAAATGGCACACATGTGGTTCGGCGACCTGGTGACCATGCGGTGGTGGGATGACCTGTGGCTGAAGGAATCCTTCGCTGACTACATGGGTGCCCTGGCCGTCGACGAAGCTACGGACTGGACGAACTCCTGGGTGAGTTTCGCCAACCGGCGCAAGGCCTGGGCCTATGTGCAGGACCAGCTGCCGACAACCCACCCGATCGTTGCCGACATCCCCGACCTCGAAGCGGCAAAACAGAACTTCGACGGAATCACCTATGCCAAGGGCGCTTCAGTGCTCAAGCAGCTGGTCGCCTACGTGGGCTTTGAGGCATTCATCGAGGCATCCCGGACTTACTTCTTCCGGCATGCCTACGGGAACACTACCCTTGAGGACCTCCTCGATGTCCTCAGCAGCGCCTCGGGCCGCGATATGCGGCTCTGGTCCCGCCAGTGGCTTCAGACCGCAGGCGTGCCTGTCCTGGAGGTCGAGGCGGAGACGGGTGCTGACGGAACCTACAGCTCGGTAGTCGTGCATCAGGATGCCCCCGATCCCGTCAGCGGAGAGCAGGTGCCGCGGCCGCACCGCATCCGGCTGGGCTCCTACGGGTTTACTCCCGACGGCTGGCTCGAGCGTACAAGTGTGGTGGAGCTCGACGTCGTTGGCCGGCATACACCGGTTCCGGAACTGGTGGGCACCGAGCCGCCAGCGTTGCTGCTGCCCAATGACGGCGACCTCACCTACGCCAAGATCCGGTTCGATACCGCGTCCCTGGCCACCGTGCTGGAAGTCCTTCCGCGGCTGCGGGATCCGCTGGCGCGGGCAATTACCCTTTCCGCCTTGTGGAACAGTGTTCGCGACGGCCTGCTCTCTGCCCGCGACTACGTCCGCCTGGTGATTCGTACGGCTCCCTCAGAACCCGGTGCAGGTGTCCTGCAGGTCCTGCTGGACAATGCCAGGTACGCAGTGGAGCGCTATGCGCCGGCCGAGATTCGGGACGAAGTGCGCGAACAGCTCTTCGAGGCGGTCAGCGGCCAGCTGGCAGAGGCCCCTGCCGGCACCGACCGGCAGCTGATATTCGCCCGGACCGCCGCGGCACTGGGCCGCCACAGCACCAGCCACAACGAACTTCTGCGCGGACTGCTCTCCGGAAGCGTTACCTACCCGGGGCTTGGCGTGGACTCGGACCTGCGCTGGCGGCTCTGGCAGGCGCTGTCAGCCACCGGATCTGCCGGTCCCGAGGAACTCAAGGCTGAACTGGCTGCGGATAACACCGCCGCGGGGCGGGTCGGATATACGGTTGCCGCCGCGGCGATCCCCGATCCCCTGATCAAGGCGGAAGCCTGGCAGAGGGCCGTTCATACCGTTGAGCTTTCCAATGAGCTGCTCTCTGCCACGATTGAAGGCATTACCCTCGGCGGACATGAGCTGCTGGACGGTTACGTCAGCGATTACTTTGCTTCCCTGGAATCGGTCTGGTCCAGCCGCAGCATCGAACTCGCATCCCGTGTGGTTGCCGGGCTCTATCCCGGGGCGCAGGATCTCCCCCTGCATACCGTTCCCGCCGATCATCCGGTTCTGGCGCTCAGCCAGGAATGGCTTGAGCTCAATCCTGCAGCACCGGCGGCACTGCGCAGGATCGTGATCGAACAGCAGGACCAGCTCCTGAGGTCCCTCCGCGCCCAGGCGGCCGCGCGCTGA